One window from the genome of Bdellovibrio sp. NC01 encodes:
- a CDS encoding amidase, whose protein sequence is MLNELLTLSATDLAKKIANKEVSPSEVLEIHIQRITDVNTKLNAMVETDFERARMRAREQDDKLMAADSPHDLPVYFGVPFTVKEMFAYDGMKRTGGSVHHKRDVMNWDATLVSRLKNSGAIPMGTTNVPELGFWFETYNRIYGLTKNPYDLGRTPGGSSGGEGALIGAGASPMGIGSDIGGSIRMPATFCGIFGHKPSQFLLPFTGHFPYSREDIKNILVGEKYPYTTMGPMSRKASDLYEMMGLMMGPDGYDQSTLPNVRLKPKPQDWSKVKVVICPDPVFHKARQTDLELIQVVKNCGKLFEELGADVVELPQRFFVRSAELWFAALNKTKNKNFYEVLRGPDQEFSAMRELFKLVMGRSSYIFPNLIVSLAEMLDTKPKDLEEELRALQKMRDDLHQIIGDNGILILPPHPRVAPKHREPLFSPFDFIYTGIFTTLGMPATSVPMGLNEEGIPLGVQVVANYLNDHMTLGCAEFLEQTFGGWVPPTNL, encoded by the coding sequence ATGTTGAATGAATTGCTCACACTGTCTGCTACGGATCTTGCGAAAAAAATCGCAAACAAAGAAGTCTCTCCTTCCGAAGTTTTAGAAATTCACATCCAACGCATCACCGATGTAAACACAAAATTAAATGCCATGGTCGAAACTGATTTCGAACGCGCGCGCATGCGTGCTCGCGAACAGGACGATAAATTGATGGCAGCGGATAGTCCGCATGATCTGCCCGTCTATTTCGGCGTGCCCTTCACGGTGAAAGAGATGTTCGCTTACGATGGCATGAAACGCACGGGCGGCAGTGTTCATCATAAACGTGACGTTATGAACTGGGATGCAACACTGGTCTCGCGCTTAAAAAACTCTGGCGCGATTCCGATGGGCACAACTAATGTTCCAGAATTAGGTTTTTGGTTTGAAACTTACAATCGCATTTATGGTCTAACAAAAAATCCGTATGACTTGGGTCGCACACCTGGCGGCAGCAGCGGTGGCGAAGGTGCCTTGATTGGCGCGGGCGCTTCACCGATGGGCATTGGTTCTGATATCGGCGGCAGCATTCGTATGCCTGCGACTTTCTGTGGAATCTTCGGTCATAAACCGTCGCAGTTTCTTTTGCCGTTCACGGGCCACTTCCCCTACTCACGCGAAGACATCAAAAATATTTTAGTTGGCGAAAAGTATCCCTACACAACAATGGGTCCTATGTCGCGCAAAGCTTCTGATCTGTATGAGATGATGGGCCTTATGATGGGACCTGATGGTTACGATCAAAGCACTTTGCCGAATGTGCGCTTGAAACCGAAACCACAAGATTGGTCGAAAGTAAAAGTCGTGATTTGCCCTGATCCGGTTTTCCATAAAGCACGTCAAACAGATTTGGAATTGATTCAAGTCGTGAAAAATTGCGGAAAGCTGTTTGAAGAATTAGGTGCTGATGTTGTTGAGCTTCCACAGCGCTTCTTTGTGCGCTCTGCCGAATTGTGGTTTGCGGCTTTGAATAAAACGAAAAATAAAAACTTCTATGAAGTTTTGCGTGGACCGGATCAAGAATTCTCTGCCATGCGTGAATTGTTTAAACTTGTTATGGGTCGTAGCAGTTACATTTTCCCGAACTTGATTGTTTCACTTGCAGAAATGCTTGATACAAAACCAAAAGATCTTGAAGAAGAATTGCGCGCGCTACAAAAAATGCGTGACGACTTACATCAGATCATTGGTGATAATGGCATTCTGATTTTACCACCGCATCCTCGTGTAGCACCAAAACATCGTGAACCGTTGTTCTCGCCATTCGATTTTATTTATACAGGAATCTTTACGACGCTAGGAATGCCCGCGACATCCGTACCGATGGGTTTAAATGAAGAAGGCATTCCACTGGGCGTACAAGTCGTTGCAAATTATTTGAACGACCACATGACACTAGGTTGTGCTGAATTCTTAGAGCAAACTTTTGGTGGCTGGGTGCCACCGACCAATCTTTAG
- a CDS encoding ABC transporter permease, with product MKKITIFLASAFLLVLAAFTLGSFAYIPSAGVPQNVETILQGPSWQHIFGTDTLGRDLFARVIVGGRVSLLIGLVCSMLTFIIGFAYGAVSGWREGMTDKFLMRLCDILIAVPSFILVSVICLSMQAILPFEDPHTVAILGLCIGISATHWMYIARVSRGMVLEIKRKPFVEAAIALGGTKTHILIRHILPNMISTLLVLIALQLPTNILYESFMSFIGLGVHPPYTSWGILVREGWKTLSSFPHLILFPSLILFLTVWSFHILLDNWREDRP from the coding sequence ATGAAGAAGATCACGATTTTTTTGGCGAGTGCTTTTTTGCTGGTTCTTGCCGCCTTCACATTGGGAAGTTTTGCTTACATCCCATCGGCAGGAGTCCCCCAGAATGTTGAAACCATTTTGCAAGGACCAAGCTGGCAACATATCTTCGGGACCGATACCTTAGGTCGCGATTTATTTGCACGTGTTATCGTCGGTGGGCGCGTATCGCTGCTGATTGGTCTTGTGTGTTCGATGTTAACGTTCATCATCGGATTTGCGTATGGAGCTGTTTCCGGATGGCGCGAAGGTATGACCGATAAATTCTTAATGCGCTTGTGCGACATTCTGATCGCCGTACCAAGTTTTATTCTGGTATCGGTCATTTGCTTGAGCATGCAAGCGATCTTGCCATTCGAAGATCCACACACCGTTGCGATTTTAGGATTGTGTATCGGAATTTCAGCAACGCATTGGATGTATATTGCGCGCGTCAGTCGCGGCATGGTTTTAGAAATTAAACGCAAACCCTTCGTGGAAGCCGCTATCGCTTTGGGTGGAACAAAAACTCATATCCTGATTCGTCACATCTTGCCGAATATGATCAGCACGCTGTTGGTGTTGATTGCCTTACAATTGCCGACAAATATTTTATATGAAAGTTTTATGAGCTTCATCGGGCTTGGCGTTCATCCGCCCTACACAAGCTGGGGAATTCTTGTGCGTGAAGGTTGGAAAACTCTTTCAAGTTTCCCGCATCTTATTTTATTTCCATCGCTGATTTTATTCCTAACAGTGTGGAGCTTCCACATCCTGCTCGACAACTGGCGCGAAGATCGCCCCTAA